Proteins from a genomic interval of Trifolium pratense cultivar HEN17-A07 linkage group LG6, ARS_RC_1.1, whole genome shotgun sequence:
- the LOC123889955 gene encoding E3 ubiquitin-protein ligase SINAT2-like produces MAPGGSIFKEVLESHVMSSDYETGKAKSEAKINSTLTKSTSVGLNGKNGTSSKNGVHDLLGCPVCKNLMYPPIHQCPNGHTLCSNCKIEVHNICPTCHHDLGNIRCLALEKVAESLELPCRYQSLGCSDIFPYYAKLKHEQNCGFRPYNCPYAGSECSAIGDISYLVAHLKHDHKVDMHDGFTFNHRYVKTNPHEVENATWMLTVFNCYGKHFCLHFEAFQLGTAPVFMAFLRFMGDDNESKKFSYSLEVGANGRKLIWQGIPRSIRDSHSKVRDSQDGLIIQRNQALYFSGGDKQELKLRITGRIWKED; encoded by the exons ATGGCTCCTGGAGGCAGTATTTTCAAAGAAGTTCTTGAATCTCACGTGATGTCATCAGATTATGAAACTGGCAAGGCTAAATCTGAGGCCAAGATTAACAGTACACTTACAAAATCTACTAGTGTTGGGTTGAATGGAAAGAATGGAACTAGTTCAAAGAATGGTGTGCATGACTTACTTGGCTGCCCTGTCTGCAAAAATTTGATGTATCCCCCAATTCACCAG TGTCCAAATGGCCATACATTATGTTCAAATTGTAAGATTGAAGTTCATAATATCTGCCCAACATGTCACCATGATCTTGGAAATATAAGGTGTTTAGCTCTTGAGAAAGTCGCAGAATCTTTGGAGCTTCCTTGCAGATATCAGAGTCTAGGTTGTAGTGATATATTTCCTTACTATGCTAAACTTAAGCACGAGCAAAATTGCGGATTTCGTCCTTACAATTGTCCCTATGCTGGATCTGAGTGCTCTGCAATTGGTGATATTTCATATCTTGTTGCCCATCTCAAGCATGACCACAAGGTTGACATGCATGATGGATTTACATTCAATCATCGATATGTCAAAACAAATCCACATGAAGTTGAAAATGCTACATGGATGCTAACT GTTTTCAATTGTTATGGAAAGCATTTTTGCTTGCACTTTGAGGCTTTCCAGCTTGGCACGGCTCCAGTTTTTATGGCCTTCTTACGGTTTATGGGCGATGACAACGAATCAAAAAAATTCAGCTACAGCTTAGAAGTCGGTGCAAACGGGCGCAAACTTATATGGCAAGGAATTCCTCGGAGCATTCGTGACAGTCATAGTAAAGTTAGAGACAGTCAAGACGGACTTATAATTCAGAGAAATCAAGCCCTTTATTTTTCTGGTGGCGATAAACAGGAGTTGAAGTTGAGAATCACTGGTCGTATATGGAAAGAAGATTGA
- the LOC123889974 gene encoding probable protein kinase At2g41970: protein MLCCGGAEEDTSGPPANQYTAPSRGGNSYGGGGDRGEPRSNIAKTGGPQKVLPIEIPSISLDELNRLTGNFGTKAFIGEGSYGRVYYAKLSDDTEAAIKKLDTSSGSEPENDDFAAQLSVVSRLKHDNFVELIGYCLEADNKILVYQYASLGSLHDVLHGRKGVQGAEPGPVLSWNQRAKIAFGAAKGLEFLHEKVQPSIVHRDVRSSNVLLFNDYEAKIADFSLTNQSSDTAARLHSTRVLGTFGYHAPEYAMTGQITQKSDVYSFGVVLLELLTGRKPVDHTMPKGQQSLVTWATPRLSEDKVKQCVDPKLNNEYPPKAIAKLAAVAALCVQYEADFRPNMTIVVKALQPLLNAKPAGPESNA from the exons ATGTTGTGTTGCGGAGGCGCGGAAGAAGATACCAGCGGGCCACCTGCAAACCAATACACTGCACCATCAAGAGGGGGTAACTCATATGGCGGTGGCGGAG ATAGAGGAGAACCAAGGAGCAATATTGCCAAGACTGGTGGTCCACAAAAAGTATTACCAATTGAGATACCCTCTATATCATTGGATGAGTTAAATAGGTTAACGGGTAACTTTGGTACAAAGGCTTTCATTGGTGAAGGTTCCTATGGAAGGGTTTACTATGCAAAATTAAGTGATGATACTGAAGCTGCAATTAAAAAACTTGATACCAGTTCTGGTTCTGAACCTGAAAACGACGATTTCGCCGCCCAG TTATCAGTTGTTTCAAGACTCAAGCATGACAATTTTGTGGAGTTGATTGGATATTGTCTAGAAGCAGACAACAAAATTTTGGTTTATCAATATGCAAGTTTGGGTTCTTTGCATGATGTATTACATG GAAGAAAAGGTGTACAAGGTGCTGAACCTGGTCCAGTTTTAAGCTGGAATCAGAGAGCAAAAATTGCATTTGGTGCAGCAAAAGGGCTAGAGTTTCTTCATGAAAAGGTTCAACCTTCTATTGTTCATCGCGATGTTCGATCCAGCAATGTCTTGCTGTTTAATGACTATGAGGCCAAGATTGCTGATTTCAGCTTGACAAATCAGTCTTCTGACACCGCAGCTCGTCTACATTCGACAAGAGTCTTGGGAACATTTGGCTATCATGCTCCAGA GTATGCCATGACCGGACAGATAACACAAAAAAGTGATGTTTATAGTTTTGGAGTTGTGCTTTTAGAACTCTTGACCGGAAGAAAGCCGGTAGACCACACAATGCCTAAAGGGCAACAAAGTCTTGTGACATGG GCAACTCCAAGGTTGAGTGAGGACAAAGTGAAACAATGTGTGGATCCTAAGCTAAACAATGAATACCCTCCAAAGGCAATTGCTAAG TTGGCAGCTGTTGCAGCACTGTGTGTTCAGTATGAAGCTGATTTCCGGCCAAAcatgacaattgttgttaaagcTCTCCAGCCACTTCTCAATGCAAAACCGGCTGGTCCTGAATCTAATGCTTGA
- the LOC123889816 gene encoding gamma-tubulin complex component 3, whose amino-acid sequence MDDEEEQQKLPDLVKALIHHLLSQNLPPNSQPLNPNSSQFQNSLRYAHRILTSHLTPSITPDAAAIAESIKRRLATEGRSSEALSFADLYTKFASKATDVDNKWALLHLFNIISQDRKPAVNSQSRLDASMLLPNLTISDNNVRRRIENKGWEDGVVVLGRDPRNRREVAFGEYVKLVKEENDVTEEAMVTDVLYACQGVDGKYVKFDNENNDYVFLDSIRVSRATTSMVHKLCGLGVLFKRVIGYIDQSLGRSPVEDVGTVGQAFCSALQDELSDYYKLLAVLEAQSSNPIPLLSETVSSGNYLSLRRLANWLAEPLVKMRLMADLVDKCRVLRGGAMAGAIHLHARHGDPMVHEFMKRLLQRVCSPLFEIVRRWVLEGELEDIFSEFFIVGQPVKAESLWREGYRLHDAMLPSFISASLAQRILRTGKSINFLRVCCEDRGWARAATEVATDTGATARRGGFGYGETDTLESLVDEASKRIDKHLLDVIYERYKFKEHCLAIKQYLLLGQGDFVQYLMDIVGPELSVPANTISSFKLAGLLETAIRASNAQYDDPDILDRLRVKMMPHESGDRGWDVFSLAYDARVPLDTVFTESVMARYLRIFNFLWKLKRVEHALIGAWKTMKPNCITSNSFNRLQGAVKMQLVSALRRCQVLWVEINHFISNLQYYIMFEVLEISWSNFLSEMEVAKDLDDLLAAHEKYMNSIVEKSLLGELSQSLYKSLIVIFDLILRFRSHADILYEGIHELQARITESSLSSRDQKKTRKQLNDKSAEEGSWIADGRKALTQRAGEFLRKMEQDLDAISKEYSSLQEEFISQLPVQQHVDLKFLFFRLDFNEFYRRVVS is encoded by the exons ATGGACGACGAAGAAGAGCAACAAAAGCTTCCAGATCTAGTAAAAGCTCTCATCCACCATTTACTCTCTCAAAATCTTCCCCCAAATTCCCAACCCTTAAACCCTAATTCCTCCCAATTTCAAAACTCTCTCCGTTACGCTCaccgcattctcaccagccacCTAACTCCCTCCATTACACCCGACGCCGCCGCAATCGCCGAATCAATCAAACGCCGTCTCGCCACCGAAGGTAGATCTTCCGAAGCTCTCTCATTCGCTGACTTATACACCAAATTCGCTTCAAAAGCTACCGATGTTGATAATAAGTGGGCCCTACTTCATCTCTTCAATATCATATCGCAAGATCGAAAACCCGCTGTTAATTCTCAATCTCGCCTTGATGCTTCGATGCTTCTCCCGAATTTAACAATCTCCGATAATAATGTTCGTCGCCGAATTGAGAATAAGGGATGGGAGGATGGTGTTGTGGTTCTTGGTAGGGATCCAAGGAATCGTCGCGAAGTTGCGTTTGGTGAGTATGTGAAATTGGTTAAGGAAGAAAATGATGTGACTGAGGAAGCTATGGTGACTGATGTGCTTTATGCTTGTCAAGGTGTTGATGGTAAGTATGTGAAATTTGATAATGAGAATAatgattatgtttttttggATTCAATTAGAGTTTCTAGGGCTACTACTAGTATGGTTCATAAGCTTTGTGGATTAGGGGTTTTGTTTAAGAGGGTTATTGGGTATATAGACCAGAGTTTAGGTCGTTCTCCGGTGGAAGATGTAGGAACTGTTGGGCAGGCTTTTTGTTCTGCTTTGCAGGATGAGTTGAGTGATTATTATAAGTTGTTGGCTGTGCTTGAAGCTCAGTCTTCGAATCCGATTCCTTTGTTGTCGGAAACTGTGAGTTCGGGAAACTATCTTTCATTGAGGAGATTGGCTAATTGGCTTGCTGAGCCATTGGTGAAGATGAGGTTGATGGCTGATTTGGTTGATAAGTGTAGGGTTTTGCGGGGTGGTGCTATGGCTGGTGCGATTCATTTGCACGCTAGACATGGAGATCCGATGGTTCATGAGTTTATGAAGAGATTGCTGCAGCGTGTGTGTTCTCCGCTTTTTGAAATTGTGAGGAGGTGGGTTTTGGAAGGTGAGTTAGAAGATATATTTTCTGAGTTTTTCATTGTTGGGCAGCCTGTGAAAGCTGAATCCCTTTGGAGAGAGGGATATAGGCTCCATGATGCCATGCTTCCTTCTTTTATTTCAGCTTCTCTTGCTCAGAGGATTTTGAGGACTGGAAAGTCCATAAATTTTCTTCGTGTTTGCTGTGAGGACCGTGGTTGGGCTCGTGCTGCGACTGAAGTTGCCACTGATACAGGGGCCACAGCTAGACGGGGTGGTTTTGGTTATGGGGAAACAGATACCCTTGAGTCATTGGTTGATGAAGCTTCAAAAAGAATTGACAAGCATCTATTGGATGTAATTTATGAGAGGTATAAGTTCAAAGAACACTGTCTTGCGATTAAGCAGTATTTGTTGCTTGGCCAAGGTGATTTTGTGCAATATCTAATGGATATTGTTGGGCCTGAGCTTTCTGTGCCCGCTAACACTATAAGCTCTTTCAAACTCGCCGGATTGCTGGAGACTGCAATTCGGGCGTCAAATGCCCAGTATGATGACCCTGACATTTTGGATAGGCTCAGGGTCAAAATGATGCCACATGAAAGTGGTGATAGGGGCTGGGATGTATTCTCACTAGCATATGATGCAAGGGTTCCACTAGATACTGTGTTTACAGAGTCTGTGATGGCGAGGTATTtaagaatttttaattttctctGGAAGCTTAAAAGAGTAGAACATGCACTTATTGGTGCCTGGAAGACCATGAAACCAAACTGCATAACTTCTAATTCCTTTAATAGATTGCAAGGTGCAGTAAAGATGCAGTTAGTTTCAGCATTGAGGCGCTGTCAAGTTCTTTGGGTTGAAATTAATCACTTCATTTCAAACTTGCAATATTATATAATGTTTGAAGTCTTGGAGATATCTTGGTCAAACTTTTTAAGTGAGATGGAGGTCGCCAAGGACCTTGACGATCTACTTGCAGCACATGAGAAATATATGAATTCAATTGTAGAGAAATCTCTCCTCGGAGAACTCTCTCAGTCCCTTTACAAGTCACTAATAGTAATATTTGATCTTATATTACGTTTTCGGAGTCATGCAGATATTTTATATGAAGGTATTCATGAGTTGCAAGCAAG AATCACAGAGTCCTCCCTATCCTCTCGAGACCAGAAGAAAACACGAAAGCAATTGAATGATAAATCTGCGGAAGAAGGATCCTGGATTGCTGATGGGAGGAAAGCCTTAACACAACGTGCTGGTGAATTTCTCCGTAAAATGGAACAAGATCTGGATGCAATTTCTAAGGAGTATTCATCATTGCAAGAGGAATTCATTTCTCAGCTGCCTGTGCAGCAACATGTTGATCTAAAGTTTCTCTTTTTCCGTCTTGACTTCAATGAATTTTATAGACGGGTTGTGTCCTAG